A window of Oncorhynchus keta strain PuntledgeMale-10-30-2019 unplaced genomic scaffold, Oket_V2 Un_contig_19568_pilon_pilon, whole genome shotgun sequence contains these coding sequences:
- the LOC127920465 gene encoding uncharacterized protein LOC127920465 isoform X17 — MGIVTRGIEYTIITLYTGITSTRSMCSIYRDYQINVQLYTGITSTRSMCSYIQGLPVPDQCAAIYRDYQINVQLYTGITSTRSMCSYIQGLPVPDQCAAIYRDYQYQINVQLYTGITSTRSMCSYIQGLPVPGQCAAIYRDYQYQVNVQLYTGITSTRSMCSYIQGLPGQCAAIYMDYQYQVNVQLYTWITSTRSMCSYIQGLPVPGQCAAIYRDYQYQVNVQLYTGITSTRSMCSYIQGLPVPGQCAAIYRDYQYQVNVQLYTRITRSMCSYIQGLPGQCAAIYMDYQYQVNVQLYTGITRSMCSYIHGLPVPGQCAAIYMDYQYQVNVQLYTGITSTR, encoded by the exons atgGGGATTGTAACAAGAGGAATAGAATACACAATAATaacactatatacagggattaccagtaccagatcaatgtgcagcatatacagggattaccagatcaatgtgcagctatatacagggattaccagtaccagatcaatgtgcagctatatacagggattaccagtaccagatcaatgtgcagctatatacagggattaccagatcaatgtgcagctatatacagggattaccagtaccaggtcaatgtgcagctatatacagggattaccagtaccagatcaatgtgcagctatatacagg gattaccagtaccagatcaatgtgcagctatatacagggattaccagtaccaggtcaatgtgcagctatatacagggattaccagtaccaggtcaatgtgcagctatatacagggattaccagtaccaggtcaatgtgcagctatatacagggattaccagtaccag gtcaatgtgcagctatatacagggattaccaggtcaatgtgcagctatatacatggattaccagtaccaggtcaatgtgcagctatatacatggattaccagtaccag gtcaatgtgcagctatatacagggattaccagtaccaggtcaatgtgcagctatatacagggattaccagtaccaggtcaatgtgcagctatatacagggattaccagtaccaggtcaatgtgcagctatatacagggattaccagtaccaggtcaatgtgcagctatatacagggattaccagtaccaggtcaatgtgcagctatatacaaggattaccaggtcaatgtgcagctatatacagggattaccaggtcaatgtgcagctatatacatggattaccagtaccaggtcaatgtgcagctatatacagggattaccaggtcaatgtgcagctatatacatggattaccagtaccag gtcaatgtgcagctatatacatggattaccagtaccaggtcaatgtgcagctatatacagggattaccagtaccagatga
- the LOC127920465 gene encoding uncharacterized protein LOC127920465 isoform X10, with amino-acid sequence MGIVTRGIEYTIITLYTGITSTRSMCSIYRDYQINVQLYTGITSTRSMCSYIQGLPVPDQCAAIYRDYQINVQLYTGITSTRSMCSYIQGLPVPDQCAAIYRDYQYQINVQLYTGITSTRSMCSYIQGLPVPGQCAAIYRDYQYQVNVQLYTGITSTRSMCSYIQGLPGQCAAIYMDYQYQVNVQLYTWITSTRSMCSYIQGLPVPGQCAAIYRDYQYQVNVQLYTGITSTRSMCSYIQGLPVPGQCAAIYRDYQYQVNVQLYTGITRSMCSYIHGLPVPGQCAAIYRDYQVNVQLYTRITRSMCSYIQGLPGQCAAIYMDYQYQVNVQLYTWITSTRSMCSYIQGLPGQCAAIYMDYQYQVNVQLYTGITSTR; translated from the exons atgGGGATTGTAACAAGAGGAATAGAATACACAATAATaacactatatacagggattaccagtaccagatcaatgtgcagcatatacagggattaccagatcaatgtgcagctatatacagggattaccagtaccagatcaatgtgcagctatatacagggattaccagtaccagatcaatgtgcagctatatacagggattaccagatcaatgtgcagctatatacagggattaccagtaccaggtcaatgtgcagctatatacagggattaccagtaccagatcaatgtgcagctatatacagg gattaccagtaccagatcaatgtgcagctatatacagggattaccagtaccaggtcaatgtgcagctatatacagggattaccagtaccaggtcaatgtgcagctatatacagggattaccagtaccaggtcaatgtgcagctatatacagggattaccagtaccag gtcaatgtgcagctatatacagggattaccaggtcaatgtgcagctatatacatggattaccagtaccaggtcaatgtgcagctatatacatggattaccagtaccag gtcaatgtgcagctatatacagggattaccagtaccaggtcaatgtgcagctatatacagggattaccagtaccaggtcaatgtgcagctatatacagggattaccagtaccaggtcaatgtgcagctatatacagggattaccagtaccaggtcaatgtgcagctatatacagggattaccagtaccag gtcaatgtgcagctatatacagggattaccaggtcaatgtgcagctatatacatggattaccagtaccaggtcaatgtgcagctatatacagggattaccag gtcaatgtgcagctatatacaaggattaccaggtcaatgtgcagctatatacagggattaccaggtcaatgtgcagctatatacatggattaccagtaccag gtcaatgtgcagctatatacatggattaccagtaccaggtcaatgtgcagctatatacagggattaccaggtcaatgtgcagctatatacatggattaccagtaccaggtcaatgtgcagctatatacagggattaccagtaccagatga
- the LOC127920465 gene encoding uncharacterized protein LOC127920465 isoform X24, producing MGIVTRGIEYTIITLYTGITSTRSMCSIYRDYQINVQLYTGITSTRSMCSYIQGLPVPDQCAAIYRDYQINVQLYTGITSTRSMCSYIQGLPVPDQCAAIYRDYQYQINVQLYTGITSTRSMCSYIQGLPVPGQCAAIYRDYQYQVNVQLYTGITSTRSMCSYIHGLPVPGQCAAIYMDYQYQVNVQLYTGITSTRSMCSYIQGLPVPGQCAAIYRDYQYQVNVQLYTGITSTRSMCSYIQGLPGQCAAIYMDYQYQVNVQLYTWITSTRSMCSYIQGLPGQCAAIYMDYQYQVNVQLYTGITSTR from the exons atgGGGATTGTAACAAGAGGAATAGAATACACAATAATaacactatatacagggattaccagtaccagatcaatgtgcagcatatacagggattaccagatcaatgtgcagctatatacagggattaccagtaccagatcaatgtgcagctatatacagggattaccagtaccagatcaatgtgcagctatatacagggattaccagatcaatgtgcagctatatacagggattaccagtaccaggtcaatgtgcagctatatacagggattaccagtaccagatcaatgtgcagctatatacagg gattaccagtaccagatcaatgtgcagctatatacagggattaccagtaccaggtcaatgtgcagctatatacagggattaccagtaccaggtcaatgtgcagctatatacagggattaccagtaccaggtcaatgtgcagctatatacagggattaccagtaccag gtcaatgtgcagctatatacatggattaccagtaccaggtcaatgtgcagctatatacatggattaccagtaccag gtcaatgtgcagctatatacagggattaccagtaccaggtcaatgtgcagctatatacagggattaccagtaccaggtcaatgtgcagctatatacagggattaccagtaccaggtcaatgtgcagctatatacagggattaccagtaccag gtcaatgtgcagctatatacagggattaccaggtcaatgtgcagctatatacatggattaccagtaccag gtcaatgtgcagctatatacatggattaccagtaccaggtcaatgtgcagctatatacagggattaccaggtcaatgtgcagctatatacatggattaccagtaccaggtcaatgtgcagctatatacagggattaccagtaccagatga
- the LOC127920465 gene encoding uncharacterized protein LOC127920465 isoform X7, which translates to MGIVTRGIEYTIITLYTGITSTRSMCSIYRDYQINVQLYTGITSTRSMCSYIQGLPVPDQCAAIYRDYQINVQLYTGITSTRSMCSYIQGLPVPDQCAAIYRDYQYQINVQLYTGITSTRSMCSYIQGLPVPGQCAAIYRDYQYQVNVQLYTGITSTRSMCSYIQGLPGQCAAIYMDYQYQVNVQLYTWITSTRSMCSYIQGLPVPGQCAAIYRDYQYQVNVQLYTGITSTRSMCSYIQGLPVPGQCAAIYRDYQYQVNVQLYTGITRSMCSYIHGLPVPGQCAAIYRDYQVNVQLYTWITSTRSMCSYIQGLPGQCAAIYMDYQYQVNVQLYTWITSTRSMCSYIQGLPGQCAAIYMDYQYQVNVQLYTGITSTR; encoded by the exons atgGGGATTGTAACAAGAGGAATAGAATACACAATAATaacactatatacagggattaccagtaccagatcaatgtgcagcatatacagggattaccagatcaatgtgcagctatatacagggattaccagtaccagatcaatgtgcagctatatacagggattaccagtaccagatcaatgtgcagctatatacagggattaccagatcaatgtgcagctatatacagggattaccagtaccaggtcaatgtgcagctatatacagggattaccagtaccagatcaatgtgcagctatatacagg gattaccagtaccagatcaatgtgcagctatatacagggattaccagtaccaggtcaatgtgcagctatatacagggattaccagtaccaggtcaatgtgcagctatatacagggattaccagtaccaggtcaatgtgcagctatatacagggattaccagtaccag gtcaatgtgcagctatatacagggattaccaggtcaatgtgcagctatatacatggattaccagtaccaggtcaatgtgcagctatatacatggattaccagtaccag gtcaatgtgcagctatatacagggattaccagtaccaggtcaatgtgcagctatatacagggattaccagtaccaggtcaatgtgcagctatatacagggattaccagtaccaggtcaatgtgcagctatatacagggattaccagtaccaggtcaatgtgcagctatatacagggattaccagtaccag gtcaatgtgcagctatatacagggattaccaggtcaatgtgcagctatatacatggattaccagtaccaggtcaatgtgcagctatatacagggattaccaggtcaatgtgcagctatatacatggattaccagtaccag gtcaatgtgcagctatatacagggattaccaggtcaatgtgcagctatatacatggattaccagtaccag gtcaatgtgcagctatatacatggattaccagtaccaggtcaatgtgcagctatatacagggattaccaggtcaatgtgcagctatatacatggattaccagtaccaggtcaatgtgcagctatatacagggattaccagtaccagatga
- the LOC127920465 gene encoding uncharacterized protein LOC127920465 isoform X27: MGIVTRGIEYTIITLYTGITSTRSMCSIYRDYQINVQLYTGITSTRSMCSYIQGLPVPDQCAAIYRDYQINVQLYTGITSTRSMCSYIQGLPVPDQCAAIYRDYQYQINVQLYTGITSTRSMCSYIQGLPVPGQCAAIYRDYQYQVNVQLYTGITSTRSMCSYIQGLPVPGQCAAIYRDYQYQVNVQLYTGITSTRSMCSYIQGLPVPGQCAAIYRDYQYQVNVQLYTGITSTRSMCSYIQGLPGQCAAIYRDYQVNVQLYTWITSTRSMCSYIQGLPGQCAAIYMDYQYQVNVQLYTGITSTR; this comes from the exons atgGGGATTGTAACAAGAGGAATAGAATACACAATAATaacactatatacagggattaccagtaccagatcaatgtgcagcatatacagggattaccagatcaatgtgcagctatatacagggattaccagtaccagatcaatgtgcagctatatacagggattaccagtaccagatcaatgtgcagctatatacagggattaccagatcaatgtgcagctatatacagggattaccagtaccaggtcaatgtgcagctatatacagggattaccagtaccagatcaatgtgcagctatatacagg gattaccagtaccagatcaatgtgcagctatatacagggattaccagtaccaggtcaatgtgcagctatatacagggattaccagtaccaggtcaatgtgcagctatatacagggattaccagtaccaggtcaatgtgcagctatatacagggattaccagtaccag gtcaatgtgcagctatatacagggattaccag taccaggtcaatgtgcagctatatacagggattaccagtaccaggtcaatgtgcagctatatacagggattaccagtaccaggtcaatgtgcagctatatacagggattaccagtaccaggtcaatgtgcagctatatacagggattaccagtaccaggtcaatgtgcagctatatacagggattaccagtaccaggtcaatgtgcagctatatacaaggattaccaggtcaatgtgcagctatatacagggattaccag gtcaatgtgcagctatatacatggattaccagtaccaggtcaatgtgcagctatatacagggattaccaggtcaatgtgcagctatatacatggattaccagtaccaggtcaatgtgcagctatatacagggattaccagtaccagatga
- the LOC127920465 gene encoding uncharacterized protein LOC127920465 isoform X30 yields MGIVTRGIEYTIITLYTGITSTRSMCSIYRDYQINVQLYTGITSTRSMCSYIQGLPVPDQCAAIYRDYQINVQLYTGITSTRSMCSYIQGLPVPDQCAAIYRDYQYQINVQLYTGITSTRSMCSYIQGLPVPGQCAAIYRDYQYQVNVQLYTGITSTRSMCSYIQGLPGQCAAIYMDYQYQVNVQLYTWITSTRSMCSYIQGLPVPGQCAAIYRDYQYQVNVQLYTRITRSMCSYIQGLPGQCAAIYMDYQYQVNVQLYTWITSTRSMCSYIQGLPGQCAAIYMDYQYQVNVQLYTGITSTR; encoded by the exons atgGGGATTGTAACAAGAGGAATAGAATACACAATAATaacactatatacagggattaccagtaccagatcaatgtgcagcatatacagggattaccagatcaatgtgcagctatatacagggattaccagtaccagatcaatgtgcagctatatacagggattaccagtaccagatcaatgtgcagctatatacagggattaccagatcaatgtgcagctatatacagggattaccagtaccaggtcaatgtgcagctatatacagggattaccagtaccagatcaatgtgcagctatatacagg gattaccagtaccagatcaatgtgcagctatatacagggattaccagtaccaggtcaatgtgcagctatatacagggattaccagtaccaggtcaatgtgcagctatatacagggattaccagtaccaggtcaatgtgcagctatatacagggattaccagtaccag gtcaatgtgcagctatatacagggattaccaggtcaatgtgcagctatatacatggattaccagtaccaggtcaatgtgcagctatatacatggattaccagtaccag gtcaatgtgcagctatatacagggattaccagtaccaggtcaatgtgcagctatatacagggattaccagtaccag gtcaatgtgcagctatatacaaggattaccaggtcaatgtgcagctatatacagggattaccaggtcaatgtgcagctatatacatggattaccagtaccag gtcaatgtgcagctatatacatggattaccagtaccaggtcaatgtgcagctatatacagggattaccaggtcaatgtgcagctatatacatggattaccagtaccaggtcaatgtgcagctatatacagggattaccagtaccagatga
- the LOC127920465 gene encoding uncharacterized protein LOC127920465 isoform X15, giving the protein MGIVTRGIEYTIITLYTGITSTRSMCSIYRDYQINVQLYTGITSTRSMCSYIQGLPVPDQCAAIYRDYQINVQLYTGITSTRSMCSYIQGLPVPDQCAAIYRDYQYQINVQLYTGITSTRSMCSYIQGLPVPGQCAAIYRDYQYQVNVQLYTGITSTRSMCSYIHGLPVPGQCAAIYMDYQYQVNVQLYTGITSTRSMCSYIQGLPVPGQCAAIYRDYQYQVNVQLYTGITSTRSMCSYIQGLPVPGQCAAIYRDYQVNVQLYTWITSTRSMCSYIQGLPGQCAAIYMDYQYQVNVQLYTWITSTRSMCSYIQGLPGQCAAIYMDYQYQVNVQLYTGITSTR; this is encoded by the exons atgGGGATTGTAACAAGAGGAATAGAATACACAATAATaacactatatacagggattaccagtaccagatcaatgtgcagcatatacagggattaccagatcaatgtgcagctatatacagggattaccagtaccagatcaatgtgcagctatatacagggattaccagtaccagatcaatgtgcagctatatacagggattaccagatcaatgtgcagctatatacagggattaccagtaccaggtcaatgtgcagctatatacagggattaccagtaccagatcaatgtgcagctatatacagg gattaccagtaccagatcaatgtgcagctatatacagggattaccagtaccaggtcaatgtgcagctatatacagggattaccagtaccaggtcaatgtgcagctatatacagggattaccagtaccaggtcaatgtgcagctatatacagggattaccagtaccag gtcaatgtgcagctatatacatggattaccagtaccaggtcaatgtgcagctatatacatggattaccagtaccag gtcaatgtgcagctatatacagggattaccagtaccaggtcaatgtgcagctatatacagggattaccagtaccaggtcaatgtgcagctatatacagggattaccagtaccaggtcaatgtgcagctatatacagggattaccagtaccaggtcaatgtgcagctatatacagggattaccagtaccag gtcaatgtgcagctatatacagggattaccaggtcaatgtgcagctatatacatggattaccagtaccaggtcaatgtgcagctatatacagggattaccaggtcaatgtgcagctatatacatggattaccagtaccag gtcaatgtgcagctatatacatggattaccagtaccaggtcaatgtgcagctatatacagggattaccaggtcaatgtgcagctatatacatggattaccagtaccaggtcaatgtgcagctatatacagggattaccagtaccagatga
- the LOC127920465 gene encoding uncharacterized protein LOC127920465 isoform X22 codes for MGIVTRGIEYTIITLYTGITSTRSMCSIYRDYQINVQLYTGITSTRSMCSYIQGLPVPDQCAAIYRDYQINVQLYTGITSTRSMCSYIQGLPVPDQCAAIYRDYQYQINVQLYTGITSTRSMCSYIQGLPVPGQCAAIYRDYQYQVNVQLYTGITSTRSMCSYIQGLPVPGQCAAIYRDYQYQVNVQLYTGITSTRSMCSYIQGLPVPGQCAAIYRDYQYQVNVQLYTGITSTRSMCSYIQGLPGQCAAIYMDYQYQVNVQLYTWITSTRSMCSYIQGLPGQCAAIYMDYQYQVNVQLYTGITSTR; via the exons atgGGGATTGTAACAAGAGGAATAGAATACACAATAATaacactatatacagggattaccagtaccagatcaatgtgcagcatatacagggattaccagatcaatgtgcagctatatacagggattaccagtaccagatcaatgtgcagctatatacagggattaccagtaccagatcaatgtgcagctatatacagggattaccagatcaatgtgcagctatatacagggattaccagtaccaggtcaatgtgcagctatatacagggattaccagtaccagatcaatgtgcagctatatacagg gattaccagtaccagatcaatgtgcagctatatacagggattaccagtaccaggtcaatgtgcagctatatacagggattaccagtaccaggtcaatgtgcagctatatacagggattaccagtaccaggtcaatgtgcagctatatacagggattaccagtaccag gtcaatgtgcagctatatacagggattaccag taccaggtcaatgtgcagctatatacagggattaccagtaccaggtcaatgtgcagctatatacagggattaccagtaccaggtcaatgtgcagctatatacagggattaccagtaccaggtcaatgtgcagctatatacagggattaccagtaccaggtcaatgtgcagctatatacagggattaccagtaccag gtcaatgtgcagctatatacagggattaccaggtcaatgtgcagctatatacatggattaccagtaccag gtcaatgtgcagctatatacatggattaccagtaccaggtcaatgtgcagctatatacagggattaccaggtcaatgtgcagctatatacatggattaccagtaccaggtcaatgtgcagctatatacagggattaccagtaccagatga
- the LOC127920465 gene encoding uncharacterized protein LOC127920465 isoform X9, with amino-acid sequence MGIVTRGIEYTIITLYTGITSTRSMCSIYRDYQINVQLYTGITSTRSMCSYIQGLPVPDQCAAIYRDYQINVQLYTGITSTRSMCSYIQGLPVPDQCAAIYRDYQYQINVQLYTGITSTRSMCSYIQGLPVPGQCAAIYRDYQYQVNVQLYTGITSTRSMCSYIQGLPGQCAAIYMDYQYQVNVQLYTWITSTRSMCSYIQGLPVPGQCAAIYRDYQYQVNVQLYTGITSTRSMCSYIQGLPVPGQCAAIYRDYQYQVNVQLYTRITRSMCSYIQGLPGQCAAIYMDYQYQVNVQLYTGITSTRSMCSYIQGLPGQCAAIYRDYQVNVQLYTWITSTRSMCSYIQGLPGQCAAIYMDYQYQVNVQLYTGITSTR; translated from the exons atgGGGATTGTAACAAGAGGAATAGAATACACAATAATaacactatatacagggattaccagtaccagatcaatgtgcagcatatacagggattaccagatcaatgtgcagctatatacagggattaccagtaccagatcaatgtgcagctatatacagggattaccagtaccagatcaatgtgcagctatatacagggattaccagatcaatgtgcagctatatacagggattaccagtaccaggtcaatgtgcagctatatacagggattaccagtaccagatcaatgtgcagctatatacagg gattaccagtaccagatcaatgtgcagctatatacagggattaccagtaccaggtcaatgtgcagctatatacagggattaccagtaccaggtcaatgtgcagctatatacagggattaccagtaccaggtcaatgtgcagctatatacagggattaccagtaccag gtcaatgtgcagctatatacagggattaccaggtcaatgtgcagctatatacatggattaccagtaccaggtcaatgtgcagctatatacatggattaccagtaccag gtcaatgtgcagctatatacagggattaccagtaccaggtcaatgtgcagctatatacagggattaccagtaccaggtcaatgtgcagctatatacagggattaccagtaccaggtcaatgtgcagctatatacagggattaccagtaccaggtcaatgtgcagctatatacagggattaccagtaccaggtcaatgtgcagctatatacaaggattaccaggtcaatgtgcagctatatacagggattaccaggtcaatgtgcagctatatacatggattaccagtaccaggtcaatgtgcagctatatacagggattaccag taccaggtcaatgtgcagctatatacaaggattaccaggtcaatgtgcagctatatacagggattaccag gtcaatgtgcagctatatacatggattaccagtaccaggtcaatgtgcagctatatacagggattaccaggtcaatgtgcagctatatacatggattaccagtaccaggtcaatgtgcagctatatacagggattaccagtaccagatga
- the LOC127920465 gene encoding uncharacterized protein LOC127920465 isoform X23 yields MGIVTRGIEYTIITLYTGITSTRSMCSIYRDYQINVQLYTGITSTRSMCSYIQGLPVPDQCAAIYRDYQINVQLYTGITSTRSMCSYIQGLPVPDQCAAIYRDYQYQINVQLYTGITSTRSMCSYIQGLPVPGQCAAIYRDYQYQVNVQLYTGITSTRSMCSYIQGLPGQCAAIYMDYQYQVNVQLYTWITSTRSMCSYIQGLPVPGQCAAIYRDYQYQVNVQLYTGITSTRSMCSYIQGLPVPGQCAAIYRDYQYQVNVQLYTGITRSMCSYIHGLPVPGQCAAIYMDYQYQVNVQLYTGITSTR; encoded by the exons atgGGGATTGTAACAAGAGGAATAGAATACACAATAATaacactatatacagggattaccagtaccagatcaatgtgcagcatatacagggattaccagatcaatgtgcagctatatacagggattaccagtaccagatcaatgtgcagctatatacagggattaccagtaccagatcaatgtgcagctatatacagggattaccagatcaatgtgcagctatatacagggattaccagtaccaggtcaatgtgcagctatatacagggattaccagtaccagatcaatgtgcagctatatacagg gattaccagtaccagatcaatgtgcagctatatacagggattaccagtaccaggtcaatgtgcagctatatacagggattaccagtaccaggtcaatgtgcagctatatacagggattaccagtaccaggtcaatgtgcagctatatacagggattaccagtaccag gtcaatgtgcagctatatacagggattaccaggtcaatgtgcagctatatacatggattaccagtaccaggtcaatgtgcagctatatacatggattaccagtaccag gtcaatgtgcagctatatacagggattaccagtaccaggtcaatgtgcagctatatacagggattaccagtaccaggtcaatgtgcagctatatacagggattaccagtaccaggtcaatgtgcagctatatacagggattaccagtaccaggtcaatgtgcagctatatacagggattaccagtaccag gtcaatgtgcagctatatacagggattaccaggtcaatgtgcagctatatacatggattaccagtaccag gtcaatgtgcagctatatacatggattaccagtaccaggtcaatgtgcagctatatacagggattaccagtaccagatga